AGCCCACCAGCGTCAGGGCGTTGGTCGCCAGGAGCCCGGCAACGAGACAGTAGAACAGGCGAGGGCTGATGCCCGCCTCGTTCTTTTTCGGGCCGGCATCCTTCCTGGATCGACCGAAGCGCTTCGCATGGGTTTCTTCCCGCACGCGCCAATCTCCCGCACGCATACTGAATACATGCGTCAGGATCGCAAATCATGGTTAATGAATGCGAAATCAGGCCTTGGCGTTGAGCGCGCGGGCGGCTTCCAGCACTTCGTCGGCGTGCCCCTTCACGCGCTTGACCGTCCAGATATTGGCAATCTTGCCGTCAGGACCGACAAGTATCGTCGTCCGCACCAGTCCGAGATACTCGCGCCCGAAGGTTTTCTTGGGCTGCCAGAGGTCGAAGGTGGCGATGGCCTTGTGGTCGGGATCGGCGCCAAGGATCGGCTTGAGGTCGTATTTCGCCCGGAAGCGGGCATGGCTGGCGACTGAATCTTCAGAAATTCCGACCAGCTTGGTATTGGCCGCAGAAAATTCGTCGGCGAGACGGCTGAATTCGACGTTTTCGTTCGTGCAAGTCTCGGTATCGTCGGTGCCGTAGAAGTAAAGCACGACGGCGCTGCCTTTATTGGCGGAGAGACGGAAAGGCGCTCCGCCATCGGTATCGATCTCGAAATCAGGAGCCTTGGAGCCAATTGCGATCGCTGACATGGTCGATTTCTCCTAAATCCCCTTGAAGACAGGCAAAACGGGGTGTTGATGCCATATTCGAGCCAGTATCATCGGGCAAGTGGCGGCTTGCACCGGTTGATTCTCGGCGGTGGACCCAGACACTCCACCACTAGCGGCCGGGCATTGAGTCGGAAACCAGTGAACGCAATCAGTCAGGCAAGCCCCCCGCGCACGCGGTCTATGCCGCGTTCGGCGGCGAAAGCCTGTGTCTGGATTTTCGGCATTCCCGCTGCGCTGTTCATCCTGCTCTATCTGGTTCTGCTGGTCACCCCCATTCCGCTGCCTTTTGCCCGCGAGCCGGTCAGGGCCGCGCTCATGGCCGCGTTGCCGGAGGGCGCCGAGCTTGAACTCGGCGATATGGGCCTCGCGCTCGAAAACGCAGTCGTACCCGTGCTCAAGTTCTCGCCGGTCACCTATCGTGACACCAAGTCCGGCGGCAAGGTGAGCATGGAAGCGCTCGATGTCGGCTTCTCGCCGTTCCGCGCGCTCCTCGGCCAGCCCGGCGCCAGCATCACCATCGTGCGCCCGCATATCCAGATGGTGCAGGACCTGCTCGGTCCGCGCCTGAGCACGTTCGAATTCGTGGATGATGCCAAGGGTGGCCCCACCACCGTGCGCGTCCTCGAAGGCACCGATGCCTTTCCCAAGGTCGGCATTTCGGCCGATGGCGTGGGCGTCCATGGCGACATTCCGGCCTCAGCTTCCGGCGGCATCCGCTCGGACAACGACTGGCTGATCTACAACCTCGAGGCAGCCGAGGCGAGCCTGGCCGACGTCGTCAAACAGGCGCAGGACGGCGTCTTCTCGCGCCTCGTCGTCAAGGACGGCGTCATGGACATGAACGATTCCGTCTATGGCCTGTTCCGCCAGTTCCAGAACATCAATTTCGACGTCGCCCCGCGCGCCAATGGCCGCGAGACCGTGGGCAACTTCTCCGCCTCGCTCGGCGGCCGCAAGATGGCCGGCAGCATTTCGCGCGTGGTCGACGAGGATGGTCGTGCCCATCTCAATGCCGATGTCGGCAATATCGACTTCGCCTCGATCATGCCCTTCATCGATGACCCTGAGAGCCTCATGGCCATCCGCGGCGCCGGCGCTCTCTCCGTCGATGTCGATTTCGACGCCGCGTCCGGCAAGGTCACCGGCGGCAAGTTCCATATCGACATGACCGGCACGGATCTGCGCGTCGACAAGGACTATTTCCCCGTCGCCAGCTCCATCATGGAGGTCACCTGGACGCCGGAGACCGGCCAGTTCCAGCTCGCCGATTCGGAGCTGCGCATCGGCCAGAGCTCGACCAAGCTCTCTGGCGTCTTCGTGCTGGGCATGGACAAAACCTATGGCCCGACCGTCGGCATTTCTCTCACCGCCAAGGATGTGAGCCTGCGCCCCGACGACATGGAGGCCGCGCCGGCGCCGTTCGAGGAAATGTCCTTCACCGGCTGGTCCGCGCCGCTCTATGGCGCGCTGGGTATCGACCAGTTGGCGGCCAAGAAGGGCGATGGCCGCGTCGCCGTCACCGGGCGCCTCGACATGTTGCGCGCCGGCATCGGCATCGACCTGACGGTTGCCGGCGAAAAGGTCGAGGCCGACGACGTCAAGCGCCTCTGGCCCTATTTCCTCGCCGAGGATTCGCGCAACTGGTTCGTCAAGAACGTCTCCGAGGGCAGGGT
The sequence above is a segment of the Paradevosia shaoguanensis genome. Coding sequences within it:
- a CDS encoding peroxiredoxin; its protein translation is MSAIAIGSKAPDFEIDTDGGAPFRLSANKGSAVVLYFYGTDDTETCTNENVEFSRLADEFSAANTKLVGISEDSVASHARFRAKYDLKPILGADPDHKAIATFDLWQPKKTFGREYLGLVRTTILVGPDGKIANIWTVKRVKGHADEVLEAARALNAKA